From the genome of Bradyrhizobium sp. ORS 278:
CCGCCGATGTGAGCAGGCCGGCCGCGAGCGCGGCCGCGATGAGCTTCTTCATTCCAGTCCTCCCTGTGTTGATTTGATCTTCTGTAACTGCAGGCCCTGCTTGTCGCGGTCGACCTGGCCTGCCTTCCGCAGCCAGCGTGGGGACATCAGCCGCGCGCCGATCGCCGACAGTCCGCGCCCCTCGAAGATGAGGAAGACGATGATGAGCAGGCCGAACGCCATCTCGCGCAGCGCGGACAAGAGGTCGGAGATATGGACGATCTCGCCAAGGCGCTGGATCGCCTCGGGCAGCAGTGTGATGAAGCCGGCCCCGAGCACCGCACCCGACATCGAGCCGAGACCGCCGACGATGATCATCGCGACATAGTCGACCGACATGCTCATGCCGAAGGATTCGGGATGCGCGAGCCGCGCGGTGAAGCCGATCAGGCCGCCGGCGACGCCGGCGAAGAAGCCGCTGATCATGAAAGCCAGCATCTTGGTCCGGGCGACGTTGATGCCCATGCCCTTGGCGACCACCTCGTTCTCGCGGACCACCAGGAACGCGCGGCCGAGATCGGTGCGGCGCAGCCATTGC
Proteins encoded in this window:
- a CDS encoding branched-chain amino acid ABC transporter permease is translated as MSRSVIAAVILAVLAILGTLLLGRFGAYLMHAVAIAAIGALSLNLLTGFCGQINFAQAGLLGVGAYTAGLAGNAGWDVLALPVAGLAAVVTAMLIGLPALRLRGLYFAIATLAAQFILEYLFKFAEPITHGVSGLLIRPMTVLGQPIQTDQGYAIVAIVLLLVTFLVMQWLRRTDLGRAFLVVRENEVVAKGMGINVARTKMLAFMISGFFAGVAGGLIGFTARLAHPESFGMSMSVDYVAMIIVGGLGSMSGAVLGAGFITLLPEAIQRLGEIVHISDLLSALREMAFGLLIIVFLIFEGRGLSAIGARLMSPRWLRKAGQVDRDKQGLQLQKIKSTQGGLE